In one window of Janthinobacterium sp. 1_2014MBL_MicDiv DNA:
- a CDS encoding EAL domain-containing protein: MISQADIYGAKILIVDDQEVNLRLLEHLLQSGGYTALSSTLDARAVASLHQRHQYDLIILDLVMPGMSGYAVMDALRPLELEGYLPVLVIAADPDAKLAALEAGARDFISKPFDALEVLTRIRNMLEVRLLHRAARHYNALLERTVGQRTAELQRFRGAMDATTDAIFLVDVLGMTLVDANDGACRLLGYTRAELLSLSPGALLPSPPPAPLAALHGGSAHLATDVTECELVRRDLSLVPVELGWHWYAQAPVAGAPATGGLLLIAVARDISERRQAQERLKHLAHYDGLTGLPNRSLFYQTLAQAVELAQEKSWRIVVLFIALDRFKSINDTLGAALGDELLRQFSNRLVECVRLRDTVGRLGNDEFALILTMSRNQQEAVAVANQVREALRAPFDLHGHAATLTASIGIAMYPDDATDPETLIKYANTAMGGAKQAGRDGYRFFTAGMNVQVLARLDLELALRHALEHEQFILYYQPKVDLRTGRISGVEALLRWRRPGYGLVAPAEFVPVLEDTGLIVRVGAWVIHAACRQIAEWRDSEVGPVHVAVNVSSRQFAEGDLEGEVTHALAQHGVAPELLELELTETALMSNAERTIVVLGKLKKIGVKVAIDDFGTGYSSLAYLQRFPIDKLKIDIAFVRNITSNPNDAAIALAIISMAHSLKLSVVAEGVESRPQLEYLRRNRCDEIQGFYFSRALPALELGQMIVAGAGLPPGHDPAAQPAQTLLIVDDDVNVLSSLHRLFRPEGYQILTASTPAEGFEMLALHRVHVIVCDQRMPSMSGTEFLSKVKELYPETIRIILSGYTGLEAVLDSINRGAIYRFYTKPWDDTQLRDNIRLAFQHYWMVNQPGLARVAVR; encoded by the coding sequence ATGATCAGCCAGGCCGATATCTATGGCGCGAAAATCCTCATCGTCGATGACCAGGAAGTCAACCTGCGCCTGCTCGAGCACCTGCTGCAAAGCGGCGGCTACACGGCACTGTCGAGCACGCTTGATGCGCGCGCCGTGGCCAGTCTGCACCAGCGCCACCAGTATGACTTGATCATTCTCGACCTGGTGATGCCGGGCATGAGCGGCTATGCCGTGATGGACGCGCTGCGCCCGCTGGAACTGGAAGGCTACCTGCCCGTGCTGGTGATCGCCGCCGATCCGGACGCCAAGCTGGCCGCGCTGGAGGCGGGCGCGCGCGACTTCATCAGCAAGCCCTTCGACGCGCTCGAAGTGCTCACGCGCATCCGCAACATGCTCGAAGTGCGGCTGCTGCACCGCGCCGCGCGCCACTACAACGCGCTGCTCGAGCGCACGGTGGGCCAGCGCACGGCGGAACTGCAGCGCTTTCGCGGCGCCATGGATGCCACCACGGACGCCATCTTCCTCGTCGACGTGCTGGGCATGACCCTCGTCGACGCCAACGATGGCGCCTGCCGGCTGCTCGGCTACACGCGCGCCGAGCTGCTGTCGCTGTCGCCGGGCGCCCTGCTGCCGTCGCCGCCGCCGGCGCCGCTGGCCGCGCTGCACGGCGGCTCGGCCCACCTGGCCACGGACGTGACCGAGTGCGAACTGGTACGGCGCGACCTGAGCCTGGTGCCCGTGGAGCTGGGCTGGCACTGGTATGCGCAGGCACCCGTGGCCGGCGCGCCCGCCACGGGCGGCCTGCTGCTGATCGCCGTGGCGCGCGACATCAGCGAGCGGCGCCAGGCCCAGGAACGCCTGAAGCACCTGGCCCATTACGATGGCTTGACGGGATTGCCGAACCGCAGCCTGTTCTACCAGACGCTGGCCCAGGCCGTCGAACTGGCGCAGGAAAAAAGCTGGCGCATCGTCGTGCTGTTCATCGCGCTCGACCGTTTCAAAAGCATCAACGATACCCTGGGCGCGGCGCTGGGCGACGAATTGCTGCGCCAGTTCAGCAACCGCCTGGTCGAATGCGTGCGCCTGCGCGACACGGTGGGACGCCTGGGCAACGACGAATTCGCGCTGATCCTGACCATGAGCCGCAACCAGCAGGAGGCGGTGGCGGTGGCCAACCAGGTGCGCGAAGCGCTGCGCGCGCCGTTCGACCTGCATGGCCACGCGGCGACCCTGACGGCCAGCATCGGCATCGCCATGTATCCGGACGACGCCACCGACCCGGAAACGCTCATTAAATACGCGAATACGGCCATGGGCGGCGCCAAACAGGCGGGGCGCGACGGCTACCGCTTCTTCACGGCCGGCATGAACGTGCAGGTGCTGGCGCGCCTGGACCTGGAACTGGCGCTGCGCCACGCGCTCGAACATGAACAGTTCATCCTGTACTACCAGCCGAAGGTGGACTTGCGCACGGGTCGCATCAGCGGCGTCGAGGCGCTGCTGCGCTGGCGCCGTCCCGGCTACGGCCTGGTGGCGCCGGCCGAATTCGTGCCGGTGCTGGAAGACACGGGCCTGATCGTGCGCGTTGGCGCCTGGGTGATCCACGCCGCCTGCCGCCAGATCGCCGAGTGGCGCGACAGCGAAGTGGGGCCCGTGCACGTGGCCGTGAATGTCTCGAGCCGCCAGTTCGCCGAGGGCGACCTGGAAGGCGAAGTGACGCACGCGCTGGCGCAGCACGGCGTGGCGCCCGAACTGCTGGAGCTGGAGCTGACGGAAACGGCGCTGATGTCGAACGCCGAGCGCACCATCGTCGTGCTGGGGAAACTGAAGAAGATCGGCGTGAAGGTGGCCATCGACGACTTCGGCACCGGCTATTCGAGCCTGGCGTACCTGCAGCGCTTCCCCATCGACAAGCTGAAGATCGACATCGCCTTCGTGCGCAACATCACCAGCAACCCGAACGACGCGGCCATCGCGCTGGCCATCATCAGCATGGCGCACAGCCTGAAACTGAGCGTGGTGGCCGAGGGCGTGGAGTCGCGCCCGCAGCTCGAATACCTGCGGCGCAACCGCTGCGACGAGATCCAGGGTTTTTATTTCAGCCGCGCCCTGCCGGCGCTGGAACTGGGGCAGATGATCGTCGCCGGCGCCGGCCTGCCGCCGGGCCACGACCCGGCCGCCCAGCCGGCGCAGACGCTGCTCATCGTCGACGACGACGTCAACGTGCTGTCGTCGCTGCACCGCCTGTTCCGCCCCGAGGGCTACCAGATTCTCACGGCCAGCACGCCGGCCGAGGGTTTCGAGATGCTGGCCCTGCACCGCGTGCACGTGATCGTCTGCGACCAGCGCATGCCCAGCATGAGCGGCACGGAGTTCCTCAGCAAGGTCAAGGAGCTGTACCCGGAAACCATCCGCATCATCCTGTCCGGCTACACGGGCCTGGAAGCCGTGCTCGACTCCATCAACCGGGGCGCCATCTACCGTTTTTATACGAAACCGTGGGACGACACCCAGCTGCGCGACAATATCCGCCTGGCCTTCCAGCATTACTGGATGGTGAACCAGCCGGGCCTGGCGCGCGTGGCGGTGCGCTAG
- the thiL gene encoding thiamine-phosphate kinase, protein MAPHDALSEFDLIKQYFVRPRPGRATLGIGDDCALLTPGAGKQIAISSDMLVEDRHFFAGADARMLGHKSLAVNLSDLAAMGARPVAFTLALALPQAERAWLAGFADGLFALADAFGCELIGGDTTKGPLNICITVFGELAPGQALRRSAAVAGDDIWVSGTLGDARLALAGYRMEQPLAAADLATAAARMHTPTPRVALGCALAEAGLAHAAIDISDGLVGDLGHILKASRVGATLDVDALPAGPILAQQATALRRRYTAAGGDDYELCFTAPAASRDAIAALALRCGTPATRVGRIEAEAGLRLVDASGMPLDLQLSSFDHFSD, encoded by the coding sequence ATGGCCCCACACGACGCGCTTTCCGAATTCGACCTGATCAAACAGTATTTCGTGCGCCCGCGCCCCGGCCGCGCCACCCTGGGCATCGGCGACGATTGCGCGCTGCTGACGCCCGGCGCCGGCAAGCAGATCGCCATCTCGTCGGACATGCTGGTCGAGGACCGGCATTTCTTTGCCGGCGCCGACGCCCGCATGCTCGGGCATAAGAGCCTGGCCGTGAACCTGTCGGACCTGGCCGCCATGGGCGCGCGTCCCGTGGCGTTCACGCTGGCCCTGGCGCTGCCGCAGGCGGAACGGGCCTGGCTGGCCGGCTTCGCCGACGGCCTGTTCGCGCTGGCCGACGCTTTTGGCTGCGAACTGATCGGCGGCGACACCACCAAGGGCCCGCTGAATATCTGCATCACCGTGTTCGGCGAACTGGCGCCGGGCCAGGCCCTGCGCCGCAGCGCGGCCGTGGCCGGCGACGATATCTGGGTCAGCGGCACCCTCGGCGACGCGCGCCTGGCGCTGGCCGGCTACCGCATGGAGCAGCCGCTGGCGGCCGCCGACCTGGCCACGGCGGCCGCGCGCATGCACACGCCGACGCCGCGCGTGGCGCTCGGCTGCGCGCTGGCCGAAGCGGGCCTCGCGCATGCGGCCATCGACATTTCGGATGGCCTGGTGGGCGACCTGGGCCACATATTGAAGGCGTCGCGCGTGGGCGCCACGCTCGATGTCGACGCCCTGCCGGCCGGCCCCATCCTGGCGCAGCAAGCCACGGCCCTGCGCCGCCGCTACACGGCCGCCGGCGGCGACGACTATGAACTGTGCTTCACGGCACCGGCCGCCTCGCGCGACGCCATCGCCGCGCTGGCGCTGCGCTGCGGCACGCCGGCCACGCGCGTGGGCCGCATCGAGGCCGAAGCGGGCTTGCGCCTGGTCGATGCCTCGGGCATGCCGCTCGACCTGCAGTTGTCGTCCTTCGACCACTTCAGCGACTGA
- a CDS encoding MarR family winged helix-turn-helix transcriptional regulator: protein MTDTPQEHRRAQFAAEQWRRELPQMDTRAMQLVGQLGTVAQLMARDWLNPLFAEHGLQPGEFDVLATLRRSGAPHALTPTALYEAAMLSSGGMTNRIDRLEAAGLIERQKHPSDRRGVLVALTPRGLALIERLVLLHVDNERAMLASLGEDEQRQLDQLLAKLLQGMAQAKKG, encoded by the coding sequence ATGACTGATACCCCGCAAGAACACCGGCGCGCCCAGTTCGCCGCCGAACAATGGCGGCGCGAACTGCCGCAGATGGATACGCGCGCCATGCAGCTGGTGGGCCAGCTGGGCACGGTGGCGCAGCTGATGGCGCGCGACTGGCTCAACCCACTGTTCGCCGAACACGGCTTGCAGCCCGGTGAGTTCGACGTGCTGGCCACCCTGCGCCGCTCGGGCGCGCCGCATGCGCTGACGCCGACGGCCCTGTACGAGGCGGCCATGCTGTCCTCGGGCGGCATGACCAACCGCATCGACCGCCTGGAAGCGGCGGGCCTGATCGAACGGCAGAAGCACCCGAGCGACCGGCGCGGCGTGCTGGTGGCCTTGACGCCGAGGGGATTGGCATTGATTGAACGACTGGTGCTGCTGCACGTGGACAACGAGCGTGCCATGCTGGCGTCCCTCGGCGAGGACGAGCAGCGCCAGCTCGACCAGTTGCTGGCCAAGCTGCTGCAGGGCATGGCCCAGGCGAAGAAAGGTTAG
- a CDS encoding MFS transporter: MPSERPVSSPSSAVLVAAIILLGLNLRPILAAIGPLLDSIQASTGLGNADAGLLTTVPVFAMGVCALAGAQLQRRLGVARGITLGIAIIAIACALRWPLHGSGGLLATAALGGLGIALVQALLPAFIKRHFPARAGQLMGFYTTGIMGGAAIAAASASPLAQSLGWPVLLALWALPAAAAALLWRRASASRVDVASGAGAGLPVGSPRAWLLMVFFGIGTGAYTLVLAWLPPFYTELGWSAADSGLLLGALTLVEVLAGLAVSSVINRFPDRRLLLLCVLLAVLGGLACLILAPRQLALPAVILLGCGIGALFPLSLIVSMDHVADPAGAGALLGFVQGGGYIIASSMPFIAGLIRQHSSSLAQAWMVMAAGVVLLLLIAVRFAPGARLASPARKIA; this comes from the coding sequence ATGCCATCCGAACGCCCCGTATCCTCTCCCTCGTCCGCCGTGCTGGTGGCCGCCATCATCCTGCTGGGCCTGAACCTGCGCCCCATCCTGGCCGCCATCGGCCCCCTGCTGGACAGCATCCAGGCCAGCACGGGCCTCGGCAATGCCGATGCCGGCCTGCTGACCACCGTGCCCGTGTTCGCCATGGGCGTGTGCGCGCTGGCGGGCGCGCAGCTGCAGCGCCGCCTGGGCGTGGCGCGCGGCATCACGCTCGGCATCGCCATCATCGCCATCGCCTGCGCGCTGCGCTGGCCCCTGCACGGCAGCGGTGGCTTGCTGGCCACGGCGGCGCTGGGCGGCCTGGGCATCGCGCTGGTGCAAGCCTTGCTGCCCGCCTTCATCAAGCGCCACTTTCCCGCGCGGGCCGGGCAGTTGATGGGTTTCTATACGACCGGCATCATGGGCGGCGCGGCCATTGCCGCCGCGTCCGCCTCGCCGCTGGCGCAGTCGCTGGGCTGGCCCGTGTTGCTGGCCCTGTGGGCCTTGCCCGCCGCCGCCGCCGCGCTGCTGTGGCGCCGCGCCTCGGCTTCGCGCGTGGACGTGGCCAGCGGCGCCGGCGCCGGCCTGCCCGTGGGCAGCCCCCGCGCCTGGCTGCTGATGGTGTTCTTCGGCATCGGCACGGGCGCCTATACGCTGGTGCTGGCCTGGCTGCCGCCGTTCTACACGGAACTGGGCTGGAGCGCAGCTGACAGCGGCCTGCTGCTGGGCGCCCTGACCCTGGTGGAAGTGCTGGCGGGGCTGGCCGTCTCCAGCGTCATCAACCGCTTCCCCGACCGCCGATTGCTGCTGCTGTGCGTCTTGCTGGCCGTGCTGGGCGGCCTGGCTTGCCTGATCCTGGCGCCACGGCAACTGGCGCTGCCCGCCGTGATCCTGCTGGGCTGCGGCATCGGCGCCCTGTTCCCGCTGTCGCTGATCGTCAGCATGGACCATGTGGCGGACCCGGCCGGCGCCGGCGCCCTGCTGGGCTTCGTGCAGGGCGGCGGCTACATCATCGCCAGCAGCATGCCCTTCATTGCCGGCCTGATCCGCCAGCATTCGTCCAGCCTGGCCCA